The genomic segment tgtttaatatatttatatttgtttatatatggATTCCAATAAATCTATAACCACACCATCCACTAGAAGGATTACACACCCATTACTCTTATTCACTATTATACATTGTATATATTCACAATATTTTATTGACTTAAGTGTCATGTGGATTTTTCTTGTGTTTCTCTTCAAAATCAAGAGTTCTTTCACTAAAAGTCAATTCAGGAATTCCGTATTTTAGAAACTCCTTGATTTcggtaaaaataattattatcaaatttgATTATCATccaaaatagattttaaattgatttctattttaatatgtgaattattgaaaaacaaaagtgatcATATTAAAgttaatgattatatatatattatatataaataaacaagacGTTGAATCCTTTAACAACAGAAATAAACGTCTCTaaagattatttaaaaatcaCACAATGATATATGATATGATAAAGATTAgggttaattattttattttatcgtaAAAGGAAAGATTAAATTAGGAGGGTGGCACTGATGTGGCAAGTTCAGTGTAGTACATGTGGATTAATCTCACGTGAAGCATTCCACGATCATCTATATCAACatccattcattcattcatccatccATCCATCCATCCATCCATCCATCCATCCATCCATCCATCCATCCATCATCATGATCATGAACATCATAACATATAACAGTGTGGAGTAATTTTACGTGAGCATTCGACGATCATCTATATCAACATCCATCCATTCATCGCCATCACCATGATAGCACACGCCCACTCTCTCGCACACATATAACTGTGTGTTCTCCCATCACTGCTTTTGTTTTGTTCCATTCCTCTGCAACCAAACCTATCTATCTATTTctttatattgaatattgttCCTCCTCTTCAAGGTATCCATAATCATCCTTCATAGCTCATCATTCTTCAATCTCTGTTTGCTCAATccaattctttttcttattccACTGGGTAGGATGAACAAGAGGCCTATAACCGCCGTCTACAAGGCCATTCCTGATCTCTGTCATCGAGAACTCGGCCATCTACCGCCCAGAAATTTCGCTCATCGACTTGGCGCCTCCGAGGTTCCACAACCCTCTCTTCTCTTAACCCTCAATTTCCATTCTTTTTgcctttttctttatgttttcaattattcatCCGTTCTAGTCAGTGCTTTACCCATCTGTTTGCTTCCAtggaatattttatattgaggATGAGAATGTGGGTCCCTTTGTTCCCTTTTTGTAGAGGGTGTTTTTGTTTTGGGTATCCGATCAAGATGGTTGCTTGCTTTTTTAGATGATAATAATTTGGCTTCTTTGTAGGCGTGTGAATCTGAATGTGCTTCTATCCAGAAGCTCAAAGCTCTACCCTGGTCATTAATTAATGTGCTGTTGTGTGTTTTGTAGGATCTTGTCCTTCGACTTGATGTGCTCAGGAAACTGCAGAAGCACAGAGGTTGTGTCAACACTGTCAGCTTCAATACTGATGGGGACATTCTGGTGTCCGGTTCTGATGATTTTAGGGTTATTCTCTGGGACTGGGAAACTGGCCGTATCAAGCTCTCTTTCCATTCCGGTCACAATAACAATGTTTTCCAGGCCAAGATCATGCCTCACTCTGAGGATCGAAGCATTGTCACCTGTGCTGCTGATGGACAGGTATCTGCTTTCTGTCAATTCTTCCAGTTTGTGATAAGGTTTGGTCTGTGTGTGTCAACATACCTTgcatattttccttttatatccGTGGGGTGATAATCTCTATtccaattttttgttttaactaACAATGCCATAATTTATAAGAAACGGTACATATTTTATCTTTGGGATGCCAAAAGTGTAATATGGTTTCTGGTGGTATGGGTAACTGCTTCTACGGTattaattttactgttttattacgATATGAATATGCAGGAATCTTGTCATATTGTTTTACTAAGATAGGGGTGTTTTCCTTGCGACCTCTCAATTATAGGTTAGACATGCTAAAATTCTTGAAAATGGAGGAGTGGAAACTAAGTTTCTGGCCAAGCATCAAGGAAGGGCTCATAAATTGGCTATTGAACCCGGTAGCcctcatatattttatacatgtGGTGAAGATGGATTAGTACAGCATGTGAGTTATTGATTCTTTcccacttttaattttttattgtttattcttTAGTAATCGCACTATGTATTTTGACAGTTTGATCTGAGAACTGGGGTCGCAACAGAACTTTTTACATGCCAGCCAATCCAGGATAGATGGAACTATATGCCAGTCATCCATCTTAATGCTATTGCAATTGATCCAAGGAACCCAAATCTCTTTGCCGTTGCTGGGACTGATGAATATACTAGACTCTATGATATTCGCAAGTATAAATGGGATGGATCTACAGATTTTGGTCAACCAACCGACTTCTTTTGTCCTCCTCACTTGATTGGTGACGAGCGGGTTGGAATAACAGGCTTGGTCTTTTCTGAACAAAGAGAGCTGCTTGTGTCATACAATGACGAGTTTATTTACCTTTTTACCCAAGATATGGGTTTGGGACCCGACCATGAACCTGGGTTTCCTAAATCTATGAACTGTGATGCAGGTGAACTTGGATTTAGTCATGGATCTGTGTGGTCTCAATCCAACATGGATGGCGATGAAAAAATCACCCCACAAGTATTTAAGGGACACAGGAATTGTGACACAGTTAAGGGTGTCAACTTTTTTGGACCCAACTGTGAGTATGTGGTGAGTGGGTCGGACTGTGGTCGTATTTTTGTATGGAAAAAGAAGAGTGGTCAGCTTATTCGTGTCATGGAAGCAGATAAGCATGTTGTGAATTGCATTGAGTCCCATCCTCATACAATGGTTCTTGCAAGCAGTGGTATTGAGCATGACATCAAGATATGGACTCCAAAGGCCCTTGAGAAAGCTACTCTGCCCAAAATTATTCAACAGGTATAAATTTGGTCTTAAGAAGTAAATTATTGCAACTCAGAACTTAGGTCAGgatgatattattatatgtggACGATGCCTTTGATGTGCAGGAAGCATTAGTTTTGTGCATAAATCTCTGATTGGAAGTTTctattaaaacattatatatatatatatatgtcataatgtactataatatattatcataaatcCAAGTACATAGTGTGAAGGTATCATCCAAAGCTTTTCAGCCCCCTCTGCTTTGAACCAATTAGATTATGCATTAATTTAAGTTGGATCATGCAAGACCCTGTTAGGAATCCATGTTAGAAAACATAAGAAAGATGACATTTCTTGTTAACTCCCAAGTACTTGGGGAACTTATCTCGTCGAGGAAGAACAAAACACTTGCCTACTTTACCGAGCATTCCACATTACTCCAAGTGAAGCTTAAGATACTCCATAATACTGAATTCCGTGTCAACACTGCCCTTGAGAGATGATGTCTAACAAGTCCCCATGTAAGACATTTCCTGCTGCAGAATGAGATTCTTTGATACATACGAAATCACCTTCTGTTCCTCCATTTTCTGCAGCAAATCTTTATCCTCTTCCACCTTCTTAGCTTCAATGTTTTTTGAGTCTCTATTTTTGACACCCATCCTTCACTTTCTTGACCTCAACAATGGTGTGTTCAATTCTCCCATTGGCACAAACCTTAGGCTTCTACTGAATCACTGTCTTTCCATGACTTTGTCGCATGGCTGCAAAGTCAATACTGCTTGTGTCACTGTATAATTGTGACCCTTAATAATACTTGGTCTATGccctttttttaaattttattcctaGTTTTACGTAAGATTTGGTGATTAGAAAATTCTGTTCACGTGCATTGGGCACTCCCAAGCTGAGGTGTCTAAAGTTTGTTAGAAATTGCTTTATGTTATTTGGAAATTGTAACCATCTTGAGCATTTATTACAGCCAATTGGCCAATGAAATTGGCTTATCATCATTTCAGTAAAATTCTATCTTCTCTGATTATTCTCTGCACAAAATTATTCTGCTCTTGTCAACGGAAACCATTATTAACATTGGAATCTCTGTTCTGAGCTTGGATTATTCTCAGGTTACTCCCTGAATATCGAAACAGTCCCTGCTTGTGTGATCCTTTTTCAAACTCAAACCTCATTCCTTCTTTCTTCATGAACAGCTGCAACATCTTCTGAATCTATTTGATTCCCTTTAATGTGATTGTTAGTTACTTATTTTTTTGGGATTAATGCTAAACTCCATCATGATCTCTACTTGCTTCTGGTTTTGTTTCTTGTGTTTTCATCAATCGATTAAACTTTTTCTATTTACCCTAGATATCTCGTTTTGCCCTTCTGTCAAGAATCTTGTGGAATTGTCCAATACTTCTCCCAAAAATTGGATTTGGGGTTTAGTTAATCCAATTGAATCCATATGGTAAGTTGGACCAATTTGTTTCgaactcaaattaaaaaatagaagaaacaaAGGTAAGACGATATTTATTGCTTCCAAAAGGACAAAAAATATGAGAGATAATCCTCCTTCAAGGGTTTCCCCTTCACATGCTTTCTCAAAGAGTAAAGCTCAATTATCAAGTGACACAAGATAGAATGCCTCTTTGCTTGCATCCTACTCCTATTTATTTTCCTGTTGAATCCCCTTTGTCTTACTAACCCTTCTACTTATTAAATTGCGGCCAACAAACCTTGTTCAGTAAACATAGAACTGAAATGAACTTGGCGAATGAGGCATCAGTGCTGAAGGTTTAAAACGGAGAATAACACTGTCATTTTAGGTTTCATTTATGTTATGGGAACATTTCAAGTTTccttgtttttcatttttgggTCAAAAACAACACCCAAAAGACATTCTAGCTTTCATGCAAAGACCAGTAAAGGCCCAAAACCATAACAACACAGAAGTACACTACATGAATGGAAAGTAGACCACGTTAGACTCTAGAGTTTGAACACAAACTGGGAGATTTAATTGAAAGAATTGTAGTGCAGAACAATATCGCAGGCTTAATTGCTGTTGAAGAGTCTCCTTCGataaacaaacttaaattttttttaactcaccATGAAACAGAGATCTGTCAAAAATCTTATTTAGGAAATACGCACATATCTGGCTTGCAGTTTATCACATAAGTGATATAAACATCCTAGGGTTACTAAATAAACAACTGCAACAACATGACACATAACTTTCCAATGTGAACTAGTAAATGTTGTTGAGAACCAGCGTGAACAGTAATGCCTGAAACTTGTGAACCAGTATTGAATTAGTTGGTTGGATCATTTCACATTTGGATGATATGGCAAGCTTATATGCTGCTACATCATTATAAGGTTGTATAACTTGTCAGGAAAATGGGTAAAACTGGCAAAAGTTAGAGGCTTGAACACACTGCCATAAGGGAGTTTTGGGTGGGTGCTCATTGCTCCACTGGGTATGTGATTTTAGCACTGATACTGGTCtgttattaaatgaaaattcaGATAAAGAATATTTGTTACATGTACTGTTTAAGCAGCAGAGGAACTAATTTCTCTGCTGGTACTTCTTTGAAGAAGGTTCACGTGTGTGATCGTGTTCATTGGTTTTCAATTGGTGGTGGTGGTTTTGATGAAGATTATCTTATCATGTCTGAGGTTGAATTTGCGGATGGGATTTCTGAgagtgatgatgatgaagaggacgaagaagatgatgatgagaaTGTGAAtggttatgattgtgattataattatgaatatgattattatgatgatgaagaggaggaggaggaagaagaggaagaggagaagGAGAGCAAAGAGGGTGACAGTGATGAttgtgatgaagatgatgggtgATTATATCAGTGATTATGATGGTGAGAACAATaaagttgatgatgatgataaatgACAATGACACGATGATAATTTTGGTGGTGGTTGTAATGATGCAAATTGATGGAAAATTTTGTGTCCCACAGAAACCGAAGGCTAGGGGCTGGATGTACCGGATAGCATCTCCTGAAGACCTGATGTTGCAACTGTTATCACTTCCAAGACGAAGGCTTAGGACAGAAAACAATGGAGAAAACTCAACTACAGATCGAGACCTTCTACAGTTGATACTGACATTCAATGCAAATAGTGACAGTtctaatgatgatgatgatgatgacaatGATGATGCAGATACAACCAGTCAAGATGACTTGTTCTGTTAGTTGAGAGCTACATATCGGTCAAAACCTGACCATTTTAGCAAATTGTAAATAACATAGGATAAACAGTTACTGTTGACTGGAATATTGCATACTGTCTAAACAATATTCTACGTACAATTGCCCTCCAAATTTATTTGTTGCCATTTTTTTAATGAGTTGTCTTTCTTCTGCTCACAGATTTTAGTTATCTATGCTGTGTGGTGACCTGTATTTTTATTCTGTATCGAGTTATTTGCAGATGATGGGAATGGTGACTTACAGAGCTTCTAGTATTTTAATGTGTTCCTGGgatttaattaatgtttattttcatACCATTATAGTGTGTTTGGATCCAGAATTTTAGTtggataattaattttttttagagaatttgaaattctttatggtaaaatatattgtttgagtaaataatttaaaaagaaatttaaattgtaGAATTTCATTAAAgtaattgaattgtttattattatagaaatttaatttccatttaaaatgtaagaattaaatttttttatattctcaaATTGCAGTTCGAATGTTTTCTCaatccaatttttattttggatattaTTGACTTGTTCGAGATCGATACATTGTTGGAATAAAACTTTTTGACTGATGTCGgttaggtttttattttttaatattgaagttatttttgtgatttaagttgttataatattttttgttgattattattattattatttttatatcagtTACAATTTTCTTGGCTAATATTGggagattatttttttaaggcGAATTAAATGTTTTCCAATTGATGTTTGCCATGATAATCTTTTTGTTGTTGTCtgcaatatttattttatcatcaattgagacgttaaattttgtttaaataatatcaattgGGAAAACAATAATTTTCTCCTAAACTTTTGTTTAActctttttgcacttttaattttttttttccatctaaaaaaatttatactcaatttttttttcctttttcattccATCAATTCCATCTTCCAATTTAAATAAACCCTAAATCATCTTCCGATTTAAATAATCACCAATTATGCGGGGATGCCTGTTAATGTAAAACACATCAATTTGATAACtcttataaaattacatattccGAGATATATATAATGagaaaagattataaaataattatacactAATAAAtaatcacttttatatttatatgtaaatcAAACCAGTATAATACTTATCaggtaataaaaatatatatattgaatgtgATTAGAGGATGGTTAGTGGACGAATATATctactattatttaaaaatttaaattttctatttattactCGTTGTGATCTACTTAGAATTCATAATCcatgtttacattttttataaagttaagtAAAATGGCTTAGTAATTATTTAAAGGATTAActatgttttttcttcttaaattataactattttagttttcatatttatttcaaaCTGTTAGgttctatatttataaatgtatggatgtaattttttttcacctATTTTTTGGGACGAGTATaagagaaattaaataaatattatttatatcaaCGTGTTGTATTTATAACCAGAcatagatataaatataaaggtaataattgattatcaaataaaattaattagtgAAATATTtgctatttaattttattatttttatatgtggATGAATTATCAAATTTAGCGAGATTCATGATATATTAtgatcataattttatttatttttattataatatactataattgaatttattatgaagataatataagaataaaagtaaattaaactctaaaaaataaattcgaCTACATATTGATATATATCAATACAGAGCAAGCACTGATGAACACGATTCATATGCTGAATGTATTATTCTATTAAAACACAACTTCTAGACAGATTatcttaaacatattttttctgaaaattattACAAGAAATcggtttttttattaaatggaaagttaataaatttattaatatacatcgattaaaattacattataattaaattaatatattattaatgaaaaacacgagtggtatatataaaaaataaaagtaaaatttaattgactAAAATGAATTGTTACTGCACCATATGGCCTAtgtgatattttatatatagcATTATTATTTTGTGGTGTTAACATATTTTGTGGTATTTAGAAATTAGAAATAAGAAGCTTAGACAAGGAATTGGATTCTTGGTTTTGTTTACTTTAGTTTGTTCTGTCTGAGAAGACAACACAATTTTATTGATGATGGAAACCTTGGCCACATCTTCTTCTGCAACTCTtccatcttcctcttctccCTTTTCGATTTTCCCTTCAAGAAGAACCTCTCTTTTTCCTTCCAAGACTCTCCAATTTCGTTTACCCTCCAAGCGTGCGTATTCTATTCCATTCTTTTTGCTTACCCTTTTGTTTTCTGCgtcatttttcttcaatttagtGTTTTGTTTCAGGTGATGATGCTCTCGATTCAGACGCCAAGGATAACATCCTTCCAATTATCAATGATCGCTGCCTCTCCCTTTCGCCTCTGTCCAAAGTACGT from the Vigna angularis cultivar LongXiaoDou No.4 chromosome 3, ASM1680809v1, whole genome shotgun sequence genome contains:
- the LOC108326195 gene encoding uncharacterized protein LOC108326195 isoform X3; the protein is MNKRPITAVYKAIPDLCHRELGHLPPRNFAHRLGASEDLVLRLDVLRKLQKHRGCVNTVSFNTDGDILVSGSDDFRVILWDWETGRIKLSFHSGHNNNVFQAKIMPHSEDRSIVTCAADGQVRHAKILENGGVETKFLAKHQGRAHKLAIEPGSPHIFYTCGEDGLVQHFDLRTGVATELFTCQPIQDRWNYMPVIHLNAIAIDPRNPNLFAVAGTDEYTRLYDIRKYKWDGSTDFGQPTDFFCPPHLIGDERVGITGLVFSEQRELLVSYNDEFIYLFTQDMGLGPDHEPGFPKSMNCDAGELGFSHGSVWSQSNMDGDEKITPQVFKGHRNCDTVKGVNFFGPNCEYVVSGSDCGRIFVWKKKSGQLIRVMEADKHVVNCIESHPHTMVLASSGIEHDIKIWTPKALEKATLPKIIQQKPKARGWMYRIASPEDLMLQLLSLPRRRLRTENNGENSTTDRDLLQLILTFNANSDSSNDDDDDDNDDADTTSQDDLFC
- the LOC108326195 gene encoding uncharacterized protein LOC108326195 isoform X1, producing MNKRPITAVYKAIPDLCHRELGHLPPRNFAHRLGASEDLVLRLDVLRKLQKHRGCVNTVSFNTDGDILVSGSDDFRVILWDWETGRIKLSFHSGHNNNVFQAKIMPHSEDRSIVTCAADGQVRHAKILENGGVETKFLAKHQGRAHKLAIEPGSPHIFYTCGEDGLVQHFDLRTGVATELFTCQPIQDRWNYMPVIHLNAIAIDPRNPNLFAVAGTDEYTRLYDIRKYKWDGSTDFGQPTDFFCPPHLIGDERVGITGLVFSEQRELLVSYNDEFIYLFTQDMGLGPDHEPGFPKSMNCDAGELGFSHGSVWSQSNMDGDEKITPQVFKGHRNCDTVKGVNFFGPNCEYVVSGSDCGRIFVWKKKSGQLIRVMEADKHVVNCIESHPHTMVLASSGIEHDIKIWTPKALEKATLPKIIQQKVHVCDRVHWFSIGGGGFDEDYLIMSEVEFADGISESDDDEEDEEDDDENVNGYDCDYNYEYDYYDDEEEEEEEEEEEKESKEGDSDDCDEDDG
- the LOC108326195 gene encoding uncharacterized protein LOC108326195 isoform X4, producing MNKRPITAVYKAIPDLCHRELGHLPPRNFAHRLGASEDLVLRLDVLRKLQKHRGCVNTVSFNTDGDILVSGSDDFRVILWDWETGRIKLSFHSGHNNNVFQAKIMPHSEDRSIVTCAADGQVRHAKILENGGVETKFLAKHQGRAHKLAIEPGSPHIFYTCGEDGLVQHFDLRTGVATELFTCQPIQDRWNYMPVIHLNAIAIDPRNPNLFAVAGTDEYTRLYDIRKYKWDGSTDFGQPTDFFCPPHLIGDERVGITGLVFSEQRELLVSYNDEFIYLFTQDMGLGPDHEPGFPKSMNCDAGELGFSHGSVWSQSNMDGDEKITPQVFKGHRNCDTVKGVNFFGPNCEYVVSGSDCGRIFVWKKKSGQLIRVMEADKHVVNCIESHPHTMVLASSGIEHDIKIWTPKALEKATLPKIIQQVEFADGISESDDDEEDEEDDDENVNGYDCDYNYEYDYYDDEEEEEEEEEEEKESKEGDSDDCDEDDG
- the LOC108326195 gene encoding uncharacterized protein LOC108326195 isoform X2: MNKRPITAVYKAIPDLCHRELGHLPPRNFAHRLGASEDLVLRLDVLRKLQKHRGCVNTVSFNTDGDILVSGSDDFRVILWDWETGRIKLSFHSGHNNNVFQAKIMPHSEDRSIVTCAADGQVRHAKILENGGVETKFLAKHQGRAHKLAIEPGSPHIFYTCGEDGLVQHFDLRTGVATELFTCQPIQDRWNYMPVIHLNAIAIDPRNPNLFAVAGTDEYTRLYDIRKYKWDGSTDFGQPTDFFCPPHLIGDERVGITGLVFSEQRELLVSYNDEFIYLFTQDMGLGPDHEPGFPKSMNCDAGELGFSHGSVWSQSNMDGDEKITPQVFKGHRNCDTVKGVNFFGPNCEYVVSGSDCGRIFVWKKKSGQLIRVMEADKHVVNCIESHPHTMVLASSGIEHDIKIWTPKALEKATLPKIIQQVHVCDRVHWFSIGGGGFDEDYLIMSEVEFADGISESDDDEEDEEDDDENVNGYDCDYNYEYDYYDDEEEEEEEEEEEKESKEGDSDDCDEDDG